DNA from Mycobacterium sp. SMC-8:
CATGGCAGGCGCTTTCCGGTTTTGGTGAACGTGCTCAGACGCTTCTGCGGGACGGTCAGCCGCCACCGCTGGGCGGGGTCGGTCGCGATCCGGGCCCACGCGGCAAGGATCGTCGCCGACACCGTGGTGATCACGATGGCCAGGCCGGGGAAGAAGGACAGCCACCACGCGCTGTGCAGATAGGTGCGGCCCTGCGAGACCATCAGACCCCAACTGACGTCGGGCGGCTGGATGCCGATGCCCAAGAAACTCAAGGAGCTTTCCGCCAGCATCACGTAGCAGAAGTCCAACGTCGCGACCGTCAACAGTGTCGGCAGGACGATCGGAAGCACGTGGCGCCAGATGATCGAGTTGGCGCCGGCGCCGAAGGTGCGCGCGGCGTCGACGAACACCCGACTCTGCAACTCGGCCGATTCGGCGCGGGCGGTGCGCAGATAGACCGGGATGCGGGTGATCGCCAGCACCAGCACGATGTTCGCGGCGCTGGGGGAGAACACATAGAGCACGACGACGGCGAGCAGCAGCGACGGGAAGCTCATGATCACGTCGGCCACGCGCATCGCCAGTGTCTCCCGCCAGCCTCGGTAGTAGCCGGCCCACATGCCGATCGCCGAACCCACGACCGCCGAGATGATCACCGCGGGAACGGCCACCGACAGCGTGGTCTGGCAGGCCACGATCAGGCGGGCGAGCATGCTGCGGCCCAGCGGGTCGGTGCCAAGGACATTCGCCCAGCCGTGTGTCAGCGTGAACGGGGGCTGGTTGGAGTTGTCCAGGTCGATCTTCGTCGCCAGGTCGCCGACGAGCATCGGCCCGAAGATCGCGGTGAGGAACACCAATCCGAGGATGCAGGCCGCGGCGGCGGCGACGCGGTCGTGGACCAGCAGCCGCAACCACGGGGATCCGCCCCGCTTGCGGGAGGTTTCCGTGTCGTCCGCGCCGAGGATCGCGGTGGTCGGCTTGACCGGGACAAGGTCGATCTGAGTCATGGTGGGGTCTCCTATGCCGTCTCAGACTCGGGCGGGCTCGCGCACCCGCGCGTCGAGCAGCGCGTAGCAGGCGTCGATGACGATGTTGAGCAGGAAGATGCTGACCGCGGTGAGCAGGACGGCGGCCTGCAGCACCGCGAAGTCGCGTTGCAGGATCGCGTCGATCATCAGCTTGCCGATGCCGGGCCAGCCGAAGATGGCCTCGACGACGACCGCGCCGTTGATCAGGCCGACCGCCAGGTCGCCGGCGACGGTCAGTGCGGGTGCCGCGGCGTTGCGCAGCGCGTGATGGGTGACCACCCGGAAGTCGCCGGCACCCTTGCTGCGCGCCAACCGCACGTATGGCGCCGACAGCGCGGAAACCATTGCGCCGCGCACGACTTGGGTCAGCACGCCCAGCGGACGGATCATCAGCGTCGCGATCGGCAGAATCCACGACAGCATGCCGGCGTCGGTGCCCGAGGTGGGCAGCCAGCCGAGCAGCACCGCGAACAACCACACCCCGGTGATGGCGAACCAGAAGTCGGGGATGCTCGCGGCCGTCATCGACAGCAGCGACGAGAACCGGTCGGCGAGCGAGTTCGGGCGGTAGGCGGCCCAGCAGCCGATCACGATGGCGCCGACGATCGCGAGCAGCATCGTGGTCAGTGCGAGCTGCAGGGTCGCCGGGAACGCGCGCAGCGCCATCTCGGCTGCGGACTCGCCGGTGCGCAGCGAGGAGCCGAAGTCGAGGTGGATGACGCCGGAGAAGTAGTCAGCCAGCTGGGTGATCAGCGGATCGTTGAACCCGTTGGCGGCCGCGAACGCCTCGCGCTGTTCCTGCGTCGCGGATTCGGGCAGGTACAGGTTGGTGGGGTCACCGGTGAGCCGGGCGAGCAGGAACACGCCGAGCAACACGATGATCAACGGCAGTGCGCTGGTGTACATCCGGCGCCGGACGAAGGAGAACATGAGGGCGGCCCTTCTTGAACGTCGGAGTCAGGACTGGTCGGTGCGGTCGGTGCCGACCGGAGTCATTGCGGCCAGCAGCATTTCGTCGCCGGTCGCCGGATTGGGGGTGTAGTCGATGCGCGGGGACTTGCCGAGGATCCCCTTCATGTGGGCGATACAGGCCATCTGTGTGATCTCCTGCGGTTCCTCGGCGAACAGCGTGGCGAACGCGTCCTGGCGGGCCTGACCGGTCAGCGCCTCGGCCGCCCGGATCTTGGCGTCGAATTCCGGTGTGCCGTAAGCGGCCTGCGGGCCGTCGGACAGCATGTACTGGTCGAGGGTGAACGCGGCGTCGCCGGCCTGGTTGCCGTGCATGATCATCAGCAGATACGGGCCGGTGTCCGGAGGGAACGGCCGCAACTGGTACTCCAATTGCGATGCGGTGTCCATCATCTCGATCGAGACGTTGAGCCCGATCTCGGTGAACTCACTCTGCAGCACCTCGATGGTCTCGGTGATCTTCGGGAACTGCGCCGTGCGCCCGATCAGCCGGATCCGGCGGTCGACGGGCACCCCGTCGGCCCGGGCCTCGTCGATCAGCGCCCTGGCCTTGTCCAGGTCGTGGGGCCACAGCTGCAGCTCGTCGTTGTATCCGACGACGCCGGAGGGGATGAGTTGCGCGGCGGGCTGGCCGAGGTCGCGGAACAGCGCCGTGACGATGCCGGTGCGGTTGACCGCGTAGTTGATCGCCTGGCGCACCCGGATGTCGTCGAGTGGCGGTTCGGTGGCCTGCATGCGCAGCGCGGTGGTCTCGTTGTTCTGGAACGGCACTCCGAGATCGCCGGCACCGTCTTCGGGGCCCAGGCCGACCGCGATGTCGGCCTCGTCGTTGGTGATCATCGCCGCCCGCACGCTTCCCTCACTGCGCCACTGGTATTCGGCCTTGGCGAAGGCGGGTGGGCTGCCCCAGTAGCCCGGGTTGCGGGCCAGGGTGAGCTTCTGGCCGTACTCCCAGCGCTCGATCGCGTAGGGCCCGGTGCCGATGGGTTCGCGGACCTTTTCGACGGTGCTGGTGGTGCGCGGCACCATCTCGATGAACGAGATACGCAGCGGCAGAATCGGATCGGGCTCGGTGGTGCCGACCACGACGGTGGTGGGGTCGGGGGTGCGCAGGCTCAGCTCCTCGTCACCGAAGACGTAGCCGTCGACGTTGCACTGCAGATCGGAGTTGACCGCCCGGTCGATCGAGAACGCGGCGTCCTCGGAGGTGAACGAGGCGCCGTCGGAGAAGGTCACCCCGTCGCGCAGGGTGAACGTCCATTCGGTGGGGCTGGTCTGCTGCCATTCGGTGGCCAGCAGCGGACGCAGATCGCCGGTGCTGGCATCGCGCTCGAGCAGGGGCTCGGTGATGTTGGAGCGGACCACGATGCCGGTCGAGGTCAGTGAGCTCTCGCAGGGCTCCAGCGTCGGGGGTTCCTGCTGGAGCACGATGCGCAGGGTCTCGGGGTCGTACCCGCCGCCGCCGGAGTTGGCGACGGTGCAGCCGCCGGCCGCGACGGTGGCCGCCGCGAGGGCCAGCACGGCGACCTGCCGCCGGGGCTCGAACACGGTGCTGGGGTTCATCGATCCTCCCGGGCCGGGGATAGTGACGTCCACGTATGTAGATGCGGGCTGTGATGGCAACCACACCGTAGGAGCGCCGGGAAAACAGCGTCAACCCCGCTCAAACGGCCCTTTTTCGGGTCAGCGGGGTCACCGGGCATCCGCACAGCACCTCGGGAAATACGCTCTGAGCTGCAGATTGTCGCCGCGGGAGCGGCGTGTGATGCACGGAGCCGCGAGCCCTCGGCGCACGCATGCGCTTTGGGCATAAGTCCATGCCAATTTGGACGTGGACCGGTATCCGCAGCTCGCCGTACCGTGAAAACCACTATGAGCACCGCACAGAACCGCTCCGTGTTGCAGGTCGGGCCGTTGATGCCGTCGCTGGCGCGCACACTCGCCGACGACTACGCGGCCCGCCGCCTGCCCATCGAGCCGGCCGAGCGGACGGCGTTCCTCGCCGAACACGGCGCCGAGATCACCGCGGTCGTGACGTCGGGACGCACCGGTGTGGACGCGGTGCTGATGGACGCACTCCCCAATCTGGGCGCGGTGATCAACTTCGGCGTCGGCTACGACACCACCGACGTCGACGCCGCGGCCACCCGCGGCATCGGGGTGAGCAACACCCCCGACGTGCTGACCGACTGCGTCGCCGACACCGCCGTCGGTCTGATGATCGACACGTTGCGCCAGTTCTCGGCGGCCGATCGCTACGTGCGGGCCGGCCGCTGGCCCGTCGACGGCATGTACCCGTTGACCCGTCAGGTCAGCAACACCGACGTCGGCATCATCGGTCTCGGCCGGATCGGCACCGCAATCGCGGTGCGGCTCAGCGCTTTCGGCTGCACCATCAGCTACCACAACCGGCACGAGGTGACGGATTCGCCGTACACCTACGCGGCGTCACCGGCAGAGCTGGCCTCGCGGGTTGACGTGCTGATCGTCGCGGCCGCGGGTGGTGCGGGCACTCGGGGGCTGGTGAGCAGCGAGGTGCTCGACGCGCTCGGTCCGCAGGGCTATCTCATCAACATCGCGCGCGGCAGCGTCGTCGATCAGGAGGCACTGGTCGCGGCGCTGGTGCAGGGCCGGCTCGCCGGCGCCGGTCTGGACGTCTTCGCTGACGAGCCGCAGGTGCCCGAGGAACTGTTCGGGCTGGACAACGTGGTGCTGCTACCGCACGTGGCCAGCGGGACCGTGCAGACCCGCGCCGCGATGGAAGCGCTCACCCTGCGCAACCTGGACAGCTTTCTCAAGACGGGCACGCTCGTCACACCCGTCTGAGAATCCGCCGAGATCAGCCACGCATGGCGCAGCCGGCGGCCACGTTGCGGCAGTGCGCCGAGGATCTGCAGTTGCCGCACTGGCACCGGCAGTGACCGTCGGTCTGAGGCGCCGGACGCTTGTTGTCGCGATTCTTCACTGGTTGATTCGAACTGTTGGAGGCCATGACGAACTCCTTTGTTGGCTCCTCTTGACGCTAGACCTCGCCGAACCTGCGCTCAACACTCTGCTCCGGTAATCGCCGAAATCGCATTCCACGCGCGTCAAACCCCGAAATGGCCGCATGGAATGCGATTTCGGCGGGGGTATCAGGTGGTCCATTCCTGTTGCGGGAGCACGTCTCTGAGCACCCGAAGCAGCGCCGGGTTGGTCGAGTCGCCGCGCCACACCGCGTCCAGCTCCACCGGACGCTCGCGGAACGCGCCGATGGTCCGGAACACCACGCCCTCGGGATGCAGTGTCGCCGCCGACGCCGGCACCAACGCGATACCGATGCCCGAGCGGACCAGCACCAGCATGGTGTGCACCTGTGTCACGTACTGAACGTAGCGCGGCGTGGTGCCCGCAATGGTGAACGTCGAGATCAGCAGCTCGTTGAAATACCGGGCCTGCACGGGCGAATACATGACGAAGTCCTGCCCGTCCAGGTCGATCAGCGTCAGCTCCCGCGTCATGTCGGCCAGCGGGTGTCCTTCGGGCAGCGCGGCCAGCAACTGCTCGTGCAGCAGCGGCCGTGACACCAGACCGGGGCGTTTCAGCGGGGGGCGGGCCATCCCCAGATCGAGCTCGCCGGTCATCAATCCGTCGATCTGCGCGGCGGTGACCATCTCGCGCAGGTCGAGCTGCACATCCGGGAGCCGCTCTCGGGCGCGCTCCAGCAGCCGGGGCAGCACCGCATGCGCCGAGGCCGCCGTGAAGCCGACGACGACGGTGCCGAGATCGCCGGCCGGAATGCGTTTGACGGTCTGGGCGGCCCCCTCGGCGAGCTGCAGGATGCGCCGCGCGTCGGGCAGGAACGCCGCGCCCGCCGGCGTCAAGGTGACGGCACGGGTGGTGCGGTCGATCAGCTGCACCCCCAGTTCGTTCTCCAACTGCTGGACCTGACGGCTCAGCGGCGGCTGGGTCATGTGCAGCCGTTCCGCGGCGCGGCCGAAGTGCAGCTCTTCGGCGACGGCGACGAAGCAGGACAACCTCGCCAGGGAAAACACTGATGCACTCCTCGTATCAGCGGCGCGCGAAGCGCCGCGAGCGAGCATCAGTGTAGGTGCGGCCGATGGCCACAGAATCGGATTCGGTCGTCAGCATGCCGTGTCGTGGCGAGGGCGAGGTCGGCGTGCCTGTGGGTGGACGCAACGCATCCATCGCACGGGCCAGCCGCGGGCAGATGATCACAGGCCCCAGCCAGCGGGCGCAGACCGCTCTCGGCGCGTTCATCCAGCGCGGCCTCGTCACACCCGTTCTTCTTCCAGTCCACGTCGAGGCGGTGCAACACCGCGCGGCTGAACACGCGCGCGGTTTCCGACGTCAGTGACACCGACCACCCACCGTCGCTGCGCTTGCGCAGGAGGTGCTCGATCTGGCGGTCCCCGCTGAGTGCCTCGGCGGCGAATGCCACGCCTTCGACGAGGGCGGCTGCGGGCTCAGTGAGGCCGCTGTGTGGTCAGCCAACTGGTCGAGGAAACCGTGGCGTGTGCGCATCGCACTCGCGACGAGGAGTGACTCGGTGCCGGGGAAGTAGCGGTAGACGGCCTGTCGGGTGACGCCGAGAGCCCGCGCGGTGTCGAGATCCGCATCGCCGAGCCCTTTTCGGCCACGCTCGTCCGTCGCGTCGAGGATGCGTCGGATGTCCTCTTCCTCGGTCGCGGGTGCGTTCCTCGAGCAGCCGTGACTACGCACCGATGAGTTCTATGGGCAGGGTTGTCGGTTCGCTAAGTCCCATCAACGGTTTCCGCTTTCTCGCTGAGGTCGGATGCGATCACGCGGCGCCGGAGACTCACCGGCAGCAGCGCAAGGCCGGCCACGACCGCAAGCCCCACGGCCTGGACCACGATGTACTGCGTGAGCCCGCGTTCGTGGACGATGTTGCCGCTCGCCATCGCGGCCATCGTACCCACGTAGATGAACACGATGGCGAGCGTGAATCTCTCTGCAGGAAGAGGCCTCGCCGTGCGCAGCGCGATGGCGGCGACGATCACATAACCCGCGATCAGGGCGACGACGACAGGCCATTGGGGTAGGCCGAGCGCAGTGGCAACGGTGACCGGTGACATCAGAATAGGTCCGACGATCAACACCGTGAGCGCTGCCAGTGGCGGAAACGCGAACAGTGCCTTCGCATGTGACCAGCGTGGCATGAATCCTTCTGCGGTCGTGTCGATCCGTGGCATCGCCCACAGCATGAGATAGATGAACAGCGCGTCCCAGATGCCTTGCCAGCACAGGTCGACCAGCGGCCAGCCGACCCAGTACTGAAACAGATCGAAATCGGGATCCCAGGTCCACCAGACGACATGGCGCAGGTTGCCTTCGATGATGTAGGGAGCGTCGAACGCGATCATGAAGAGGCCGCCCACAACTGCTGCCTGCCAACGCTTTTGGACTCCGAGTGACTCGACCACCTTGAACCCGGTGAACAGGAACACCGGGTAGAAGATGACGACGTACGCAGGCATCATGGTGGTGTCGTGCCAGAGCGGGAAAGCCTCCCAGTTCAGCATGATCATGAAGTCACCCTGCTGATACATGTCCAGCAGGGCCATGCCCGCCAATTCCAGCACCAGGCCGTAGATCGTCGCGGCAATGAGTACCACGCTGTAGATCCTTCGGCCTCGCCGGAACTGGTCGATGCTGTACACCGCCGCTGCGGCGAAGATCGTCACCAGCATCAGATCCCACACGGTGGTCTGCCACGGAAGTTCGGCCGGGTTGTTGAAGACGATGAGGTCCACGGTTACCTGCCTGCCTGGACGAAAGTTGCACAACGTATGACAAATGCGTCCTTCTGGGAGGGAGGACCAAACAGATAGACCATACATAAATCGAATAACGTCTTGTCAAGAGTCGGCCGTCTGTTTAGCCTCAAACTCATGACGGACCTACGGGTAAGGCGCGTCCGCTTCGATTTCGCGAGCACTGAGGTGCCCTTCAACTGGCAGCCGCACCGCCCGGCATTCGGCATGCAGTGCAACCTGATCTCCTTCTTCGCGCCGGGTTTCGAGAAGTTCATCGTCGATGCGACCCGCGAGGCCATCCCGCTGATGCGCAGTCCCGCCGATGTCGAGGAAGCCGAGGCTTATCTCAGACAGGAAGCGCAGCATTCGGCGGCGCACGCAAGTCATCTGAGAGCACTGATCAAGCGGTGGCCCGGGTTGCAGGCGACGCGCGACGCGGTCGTCGAGTCCTACGATCGGCTGACGGCGACCAAGCCGCTCGCCTGGCGCCTGGCCTACGCCGCAATCGTCGAAGCAACGTTCACGCCGTACTTCAAGGTGTTCCTCGATCACGAGGACAAACTCTTTCGTCCAGGCGACGACCGGGTCGCCTCGCTGTTCCTCTGGCACTTCGTCGAGGAGATCGAACACCGCAGTTCGGCGTTGATCGTGTACAACGCCGTGCATGACAGCTACCTGTACCGGTTACAGGCGGTGCCCGGCGTGGTTCGGCACCTGGCTCAGATCCTTGCGATCGTCTCCCAGGGCTTCCAGGCACACGTGCCGGCCGAGGACGGCGGCGACCTCGGCCGTTTGATGCCAAAGGGGCTGTCCTACCACGCAATCCGTGAAAGCCTCGCGGCGGCAAGAGAAGTCAACAAAACGCCGACCTATGCGGGTGTGCCGCGCCGCGAACTGGCGGCGATGCTGTTGGGCCTTGTGCGCTCCCAGGCGCCCGGGCACGAGCCCGACCGCGAGACTCTGCCCTCCTTCGCGGCGCGGTGGCTCCGCAGGTACGACGACGAGCCCGCCGCTGTGGCCCGGTGGTATTCACGGTAAAACCCGGGCGACGCACCCCGGGGCCGATTCACCAACGGGGGCTGAGCAACTCGAACGACGGTTCGACGGTGCGCATGTACCCGGTGTCGTCGCGCTCGCGGATCCCGCAGCGCAGGTACTGCTCGTGCAGCGCGGCGAGAGCGTCGTCGTCGATCTCGACGCCTAGGCCGGGAGAGGTGGGCACCGGTACGGACCCGTCGACGAACCTCAGCGTGCCGGCCCGGACGACGTCTTCGGTCTTCCACG
Protein-coding regions in this window:
- a CDS encoding ABC transporter permease gives rise to the protein MFSFVRRRMYTSALPLIIVLLGVFLLARLTGDPTNLYLPESATQEQREAFAAANGFNDPLITQLADYFSGVIHLDFGSSLRTGESAAEMALRAFPATLQLALTTMLLAIVGAIVIGCWAAYRPNSLADRFSSLLSMTAASIPDFWFAITGVWLFAVLLGWLPTSGTDAGMLSWILPIATLMIRPLGVLTQVVRGAMVSALSAPYVRLARSKGAGDFRVVTHHALRNAAAPALTVAGDLAVGLINGAVVVEAIFGWPGIGKLMIDAILQRDFAVLQAAVLLTAVSIFLLNIVIDACYALLDARVREPARV
- a CDS encoding LysR substrate-binding domain-containing protein, encoding MFSLARLSCFVAVAEELHFGRAAERLHMTQPPLSRQVQQLENELGVQLIDRTTRAVTLTPAGAAFLPDARRILQLAEGAAQTVKRIPAGDLGTVVVGFTAASAHAVLPRLLERARERLPDVQLDLREMVTAAQIDGLMTGELDLGMARPPLKRPGLVSRPLLHEQLLAALPEGHPLADMTRELTLIDLDGQDFVMYSPVQARYFNELLISTFTIAGTTPRYVQYVTQVHTMLVLVRSGIGIALVPASAATLHPEGVVFRTIGAFRERPVELDAVWRGDSTNPALLRVLRDVLPQQEWTT
- a CDS encoding ABC transporter substrate-binding protein encodes the protein MNPSTVFEPRRQVAVLALAAATVAAGGCTVANSGGGGYDPETLRIVLQQEPPTLEPCESSLTSTGIVVRSNITEPLLERDASTGDLRPLLATEWQQTSPTEWTFTLRDGVTFSDGASFTSEDAAFSIDRAVNSDLQCNVDGYVFGDEELSLRTPDPTTVVVGTTEPDPILPLRISFIEMVPRTTSTVEKVREPIGTGPYAIERWEYGQKLTLARNPGYWGSPPAFAKAEYQWRSEGSVRAAMITNDEADIAVGLGPEDGAGDLGVPFQNNETTALRMQATEPPLDDIRVRQAINYAVNRTGIVTALFRDLGQPAAQLIPSGVVGYNDELQLWPHDLDKARALIDEARADGVPVDRRIRLIGRTAQFPKITETIEVLQSEFTEIGLNVSIEMMDTASQLEYQLRPFPPDTGPYLLMIMHGNQAGDAAFTLDQYMLSDGPQAAYGTPEFDAKIRAAEALTGQARQDAFATLFAEEPQEITQMACIAHMKGILGKSPRIDYTPNPATGDEMLLAAMTPVGTDRTDQS
- a CDS encoding 2-hydroxyacid dehydrogenase, with amino-acid sequence MSTAQNRSVLQVGPLMPSLARTLADDYAARRLPIEPAERTAFLAEHGAEITAVVTSGRTGVDAVLMDALPNLGAVINFGVGYDTTDVDAAATRGIGVSNTPDVLTDCVADTAVGLMIDTLRQFSAADRYVRAGRWPVDGMYPLTRQVSNTDVGIIGLGRIGTAIAVRLSAFGCTISYHNRHEVTDSPYTYAASPAELASRVDVLIVAAAGGAGTRGLVSSEVLDALGPQGYLINIARGSVVDQEALVAALVQGRLAGAGLDVFADEPQVPEELFGLDNVVLLPHVASGTVQTRAAMEALTLRNLDSFLKTGTLVTPV
- a CDS encoding ABC transporter permease; translation: MTQIDLVPVKPTTAILGADDTETSRKRGGSPWLRLLVHDRVAAAAACILGLVFLTAIFGPMLVGDLATKIDLDNSNQPPFTLTHGWANVLGTDPLGRSMLARLIVACQTTLSVAVPAVIISAVVGSAIGMWAGYYRGWRETLAMRVADVIMSFPSLLLAVVVLYVFSPSAANIVLVLAITRIPVYLRTARAESAELQSRVFVDAARTFGAGANSIIWRHVLPIVLPTLLTVATLDFCYVMLAESSLSFLGIGIQPPDVSWGLMVSQGRTYLHSAWWLSFFPGLAIVITTVSATILAAWARIATDPAQRWRLTVPQKRLSTFTKTGKRLP
- a CDS encoding metal-dependent hydrolase, which encodes MTDLRVRRVRFDFASTEVPFNWQPHRPAFGMQCNLISFFAPGFEKFIVDATREAIPLMRSPADVEEAEAYLRQEAQHSAAHASHLRALIKRWPGLQATRDAVVESYDRLTATKPLAWRLAYAAIVEATFTPYFKVFLDHEDKLFRPGDDRVASLFLWHFVEEIEHRSSALIVYNAVHDSYLYRLQAVPGVVRHLAQILAIVSQGFQAHVPAEDGGDLGRLMPKGLSYHAIRESLAAAREVNKTPTYAGVPRRELAAMLLGLVRSQAPGHEPDRETLPSFAARWLRRYDDEPAAVARWYSR